In Archangium violaceum, the following are encoded in one genomic region:
- a CDS encoding FHA domain-containing protein — protein sequence MLTVKELRTLAVRLTEPVFCQQVGPFALVQKPPRPVVEQMALRLGAQRTVLGNGMGSLEAMQVSMLLNFDLLQVATLPPLRSQDSLAVGRLPSCDLVINDPSVSKHHAELRWYGPAASCRVRDLRSTNGTFLNGKPLAPEREYLLRDGALLRFGDADFAFFVAKSLHQKLLRSGSSPDSPGASPGRRGVPPGE from the coding sequence ATGCTGACCGTGAAGGAGCTGAGGACACTGGCGGTGCGGCTGACGGAGCCGGTTTTCTGTCAGCAGGTGGGGCCGTTCGCGCTGGTGCAGAAGCCGCCCAGGCCGGTGGTGGAGCAGATGGCGCTGCGGCTGGGGGCCCAGCGCACGGTGCTGGGCAACGGCATGGGCAGCCTGGAGGCGATGCAGGTGTCGATGCTGTTGAATTTCGACCTGCTGCAGGTGGCGACGCTGCCGCCGCTGCGCTCCCAGGACTCGCTGGCGGTGGGGCGGCTGCCGAGCTGTGACCTGGTCATCAACGACCCGTCGGTGTCCAAGCACCACGCGGAGCTGCGCTGGTACGGGCCGGCCGCCAGCTGCCGGGTGAGGGATTTGCGGTCCACCAATGGCACCTTCCTCAATGGCAAGCCCCTCGCGCCCGAGCGGGAGTACCTCCTGAGGGATGGGGCGCTGCTGCGCTTCGGGGACGCGGACTTTGCCTTCTTCGTGGCGAAGTCGCTCCACCAGAAGCTGCTGCGCAGTGGTTCCTCGCCGGATTCCCCCGGGGCGAGCCCCGGCCGGCGTGGCGTCCCGCCTGGGGAGTAG
- a CDS encoding ABC transporter ATP-binding protein, producing the protein MSSTPALELQGLTKTYGGKLTALSDVNLSIRPGEIFALLGPNGAGKTTLIGSVCGLVKKTSGKIILFGKDLDEDPVRPRYEVGLVPQEINFDPFFSVAESLYIQQGYYGQHRDEARVKEVLTALNLQNKADSLTRALSGGMKRRLLIAKALVHKPKLVFLDEPTAGVDVELRRDLWTYVRKLASEGTTIVLTTHYLEEAEELADRVGVINEGRLLLVEDKKALLRRLGEKRLVVTFTDAVTTLPESTRQMGAALSADGRTLTYAEREGCAPAGEVLRALYTQGLPVNNVETRHSRLEDILIDILRGKPAAALAS; encoded by the coding sequence ATGTCCTCCACCCCCGCGCTCGAGCTCCAAGGTCTCACGAAGACCTATGGAGGCAAGCTCACGGCCCTCTCCGACGTCAACCTCAGCATCCGCCCCGGGGAGATCTTCGCCCTGCTCGGCCCCAACGGCGCCGGCAAGACAACCCTCATCGGCTCGGTGTGCGGGCTGGTGAAGAAGACGAGCGGGAAGATCATCCTCTTTGGCAAGGACCTGGACGAGGATCCGGTGCGCCCGCGCTACGAGGTGGGGCTGGTGCCGCAGGAGATCAACTTCGACCCCTTCTTCTCGGTGGCCGAGTCGCTCTACATCCAGCAGGGCTACTACGGGCAGCACCGGGACGAGGCGCGGGTGAAGGAGGTCCTCACCGCGCTCAACCTGCAGAACAAGGCGGACTCGCTCACGCGCGCGCTGTCGGGCGGAATGAAGCGCCGGCTGCTCATCGCCAAGGCGCTGGTGCACAAGCCGAAGCTCGTCTTCCTGGACGAGCCCACCGCGGGCGTGGACGTGGAGCTGCGCCGGGACTTGTGGACGTACGTGCGCAAGCTGGCCTCCGAGGGCACCACCATCGTCCTCACCACGCACTACCTGGAGGAGGCCGAGGAGCTGGCCGACCGCGTGGGCGTCATCAACGAGGGCAGGCTGCTCTTGGTGGAGGACAAGAAGGCACTGCTGCGCCGGCTGGGCGAGAAGCGGCTCGTCGTCACCTTCACCGACGCCGTCACCACGCTCCCCGAGTCCACGCGCCAGATGGGCGCCGCGCTCTCCGCCGATGGCCGCACCCTCACCTACGCCGAGCGCGAGGGCTGCGCTCCCGCGGGCGAAGTCCTGCGCGCCCTCTACACGCAGGGCCTGCCCGTGAACAACGTGGAGACGCGCCACTCGCGCCTCGAGGACATCCTCATCGACATCCTGCGCGGCAAGCCCGCCGCCGCGCTCGCCTCCTGA
- a CDS encoding ABC transporter permease → MKTLLAKEVRRFMRVPGQTVLSPLISTSLYFLVFGYSLSGRVHEVEGVPYLSFIVPGLVFLGLANNAFLNSSSSLFITKIQGTVVDLLVAPLGPLELLAGFIGGAMVRGLMVGGLTWAVATFFTGFRLAHAPATLFFLLLSSYTFSVLGVLAAVWAEKFEQVNFFPTFVMLPLTFLGGIFYSVRELPSPWNHISLFNPMVYMVEGLRYGMLGTGGGFSPLLGGGILLALAVLATGVAWAALQSGYKLKA, encoded by the coding sequence ATGAAAACCCTGCTGGCGAAGGAGGTCCGGCGCTTCATGCGCGTGCCGGGCCAGACCGTCCTCTCGCCCCTCATCAGCACCTCGCTCTACTTCCTCGTCTTCGGCTACTCGCTCTCCGGGCGCGTGCACGAGGTGGAGGGCGTGCCCTACCTGTCCTTCATCGTCCCCGGCCTCGTCTTCCTGGGCCTAGCCAACAACGCCTTCCTCAACAGCAGCTCCTCGCTGTTCATCACCAAGATTCAAGGCACGGTGGTGGACCTGCTGGTGGCGCCGCTGGGGCCCCTGGAGCTGCTGGCCGGCTTCATCGGCGGGGCCATGGTGCGCGGGCTGATGGTGGGCGGGCTCACCTGGGCCGTGGCCACCTTCTTCACCGGCTTCCGCCTGGCGCACGCCCCCGCCACGCTCTTCTTCCTGCTGCTCTCCTCGTACACCTTCAGCGTGCTGGGCGTGCTCGCGGCGGTGTGGGCCGAGAAGTTCGAGCAGGTCAACTTCTTCCCCACCTTCGTCATGCTGCCGCTCACCTTCCTGGGCGGCATCTTCTACTCGGTGCGCGAGCTGCCCTCGCCCTGGAATCACATCAGCCTCTTCAACCCCATGGTCTATATGGTGGAGGGGCTGCGCTACGGAATGCTGGGCACCGGCGGCGGTTTCTCCCCCTTGCTCGGCGGTGGAATCCTCCTGGCCCTGGCGGTGTTGGCCACCGGCGTGGCCTGGGCCGCGTTGCAATCTGGTTACAAATTGAAAGCCTGA
- a CDS encoding serine/threonine protein kinase, translated as MAVPFGKYQLLRKIASGGMGQVFLALEKGSGLERLVVLKLILPHLAEDEDFLEMFLEEARLVARLAHPNLITILELTEIDSRQCLAMEYVQGDDVRRMEKFARAQGKPLPVGLVLRIIAEAAAGLHYAHQARDPQGRPLQLVHRDVSPQNILVGFDGGVKVIDFGVAKAAGSASHTATGVLKGKYPYMSPEQANGQPVDARSDLFALGVVLWELLTGRRLFKGESDMMTLRLVRDCQVAKPSQLNPQLPPGLDELVHKALAPSVEGRYPDCGAFRLAIEDYILQHRLPASNAHLSAFLREVYAERLAREADPANLDQLSEDTDLDAKTNPSRSSVRSQSQRPPLPPPPGPPPSQTGTPVVSPPRPLTLVTSRPTLSISPVPVTRRRRLPVVPMVAGVGALLISAGAALVFLRSTPAESLSPVSQPPLVARPTQPTQPEQTPEPRAVTLKVLSEPAGAVVVVDGKQHGETPLELPLPTNAPPVMLAVKLDGYETVSRPVSAGDAPEVSVKLTPKPAAQKPRRPSPSPLDIKTDR; from the coding sequence ATGGCAGTCCCCTTCGGCAAGTACCAGTTGTTGCGCAAGATCGCCTCCGGCGGGATGGGACAGGTGTTCCTCGCGCTGGAGAAGGGATCTGGGCTGGAGAGGCTCGTCGTCCTCAAGCTCATCCTGCCGCATCTGGCCGAGGATGAGGACTTCCTCGAGATGTTCCTGGAGGAAGCGAGGTTGGTGGCGCGGCTGGCGCATCCCAACCTCATCACCATCCTGGAGCTGACGGAGATCGATAGCCGGCAGTGCCTGGCCATGGAGTACGTGCAGGGCGACGACGTGCGCCGGATGGAGAAGTTCGCGCGCGCGCAGGGCAAGCCGCTGCCGGTGGGACTGGTGCTGCGCATCATCGCGGAGGCGGCCGCGGGGCTGCACTACGCGCACCAGGCGAGGGATCCGCAGGGCCGGCCGCTGCAGCTGGTGCACCGGGACGTGTCGCCGCAGAACATCCTGGTGGGCTTCGACGGAGGCGTGAAGGTCATCGACTTCGGAGTGGCCAAGGCGGCGGGCAGCGCGTCGCACACGGCCACCGGAGTGCTCAAGGGCAAGTACCCGTACATGTCGCCGGAGCAGGCCAATGGCCAGCCGGTGGACGCGCGGAGCGACTTGTTCGCACTGGGCGTGGTGCTGTGGGAGTTGCTGACGGGCCGGCGCCTCTTCAAGGGCGAGTCGGACATGATGACGCTGCGGCTGGTGCGAGACTGCCAGGTGGCGAAGCCCTCGCAGCTCAACCCCCAGCTGCCGCCGGGCCTCGACGAGCTGGTGCACAAGGCGCTGGCCCCCTCGGTGGAGGGCCGCTACCCGGACTGCGGCGCCTTCCGGCTGGCCATCGAGGACTACATCCTCCAGCACCGGTTGCCGGCCAGCAACGCGCACCTGTCCGCCTTCCTGCGGGAGGTGTACGCGGAGCGCCTCGCGCGCGAGGCGGACCCGGCCAATTTGGACCAGCTCAGCGAGGACACGGACCTGGACGCGAAGACCAACCCGTCTCGCAGCAGCGTCCGTTCGCAGTCGCAGCGGCCTCCGCTCCCGCCCCCGCCAGGGCCTCCGCCCTCGCAGACGGGGACGCCCGTCGTCTCGCCGCCCAGGCCGCTCACGCTCGTCACCTCCCGGCCCACGCTGTCCATCAGTCCCGTCCCCGTCACGCGGCGGCGGCGCTTGCCGGTGGTGCCCATGGTGGCCGGAGTGGGCGCGCTGCTCATCAGCGCGGGGGCCGCGCTCGTCTTCCTGCGCTCCACCCCCGCGGAGTCCCTCTCGCCCGTGTCGCAGCCCCCGCTGGTGGCGCGACCCACCCAGCCCACGCAGCCCGAACAGACGCCGGAGCCGCGGGCGGTGACGTTGAAGGTGCTCTCGGAGCCCGCGGGCGCGGTGGTGGTGGTGGATGGGAAGCAGCACGGAGAGACGCCGTTGGAGCTGCCACTGCCCACGAACGCGCCGCCGGTGATGCTGGCGGTGAAGCTGGATGGCTACGAGACGGTGTCACGCCCGGTGTCCGCCGGGGACGCCCCCGAGGTCTCGGTGAAGCTCACGCCGAAGCCGGCGGCACAGAAGCCGCGCCGTCCCTCGCCCTCGCCGCTGGACATCAAGACGGACCGGTGA
- a CDS encoding serine hydrolase domain-containing protein, whose product MPTLTAPSLATPALLAAFTLILGCAGATSSTRALPAADAHAVDPLFAAYDTPDGPGASVVVIHEGRVVLGRAYGLADLQARTRATPETQYRLASLSKQFTATAIMLLAEEGKLRYDDRVVDVLPGFPAYLREVRIRHLLHHTSGIWDYEAFVPDTQTVQVKDKDVLALLSRADRTHFPPGSAVRYSNSGYAVLALIVEQVGAMPFARFLHERVFAPLGMRSTVAHEEGVSTVARRAYGYVADAKGFRPRDQSPTSAVLGDGGIYSSVAELVAWDAALDAHTLVSADTQRLAWTPPTLPDGASTRYGFGWFVDEDGGRMRLSHHGETSGFTHAIVKYPEQRLTVIVLTNRAGGEPWRLAQRLADHWLGRETQRREWPFETTPNAR is encoded by the coding sequence ATGCCGACCCTCACCGCCCCTTCCCTGGCGACCCCCGCCCTCCTCGCCGCCTTCACGCTGATCCTCGGGTGCGCCGGAGCCACGTCGAGCACCCGGGCGCTCCCGGCCGCGGACGCGCACGCCGTGGATCCGCTCTTCGCCGCCTACGACACTCCGGATGGCCCCGGGGCCAGTGTCGTGGTGATCCACGAGGGGCGGGTCGTGCTCGGCCGCGCCTACGGACTGGCGGACCTCCAGGCGCGCACGCGGGCCACGCCGGAGACCCAGTACCGCCTGGCCTCGCTCTCCAAGCAGTTCACGGCCACGGCCATCATGCTCCTGGCCGAGGAAGGCAAGCTCCGCTACGACGACCGCGTGGTCGACGTGCTCCCCGGCTTCCCGGCCTACCTGCGCGAGGTCCGCATCCGGCACCTGCTCCACCACACCTCGGGCATCTGGGACTACGAGGCCTTCGTCCCGGACACCCAGACCGTACAGGTGAAGGACAAGGACGTCCTCGCGCTGCTCTCCCGCGCCGACCGCACGCACTTCCCGCCCGGGAGCGCGGTGCGCTACAGCAACTCCGGCTACGCGGTGCTCGCCCTCATCGTGGAGCAGGTCGGCGCAATGCCCTTCGCCCGCTTCCTGCACGAGCGCGTCTTCGCCCCGCTCGGCATGCGCTCGACGGTCGCCCATGAGGAGGGCGTCTCGACGGTGGCACGCCGCGCCTACGGCTACGTGGCCGACGCGAAGGGCTTCCGCCCCAGGGACCAGAGCCCCACCAGCGCGGTGTTGGGAGATGGCGGCATCTACTCGTCCGTGGCGGAGCTGGTGGCCTGGGACGCGGCGCTGGACGCGCACACGCTCGTCAGCGCGGACACCCAGCGGCTCGCGTGGACGCCGCCGACGCTGCCGGATGGCGCGTCCACGCGTTACGGGTTCGGCTGGTTCGTCGACGAGGACGGGGGACGGATGCGCCTGTCGCATCATGGAGAGACGAGTGGCTTCACCCATGCCATCGTGAAGTACCCGGAGCAGCGGCTCACGGTCATCGTCCTGACGAATCGCGCCGGCGGGGAGCCGTGGAGGCTCGCGCAGCGGCTCGCGGACCACTGGCTCGGCCGCGAGACGCAGCGGCGCGAGTGGCCCTTCGAGACCACGCCCAACGCGCGTTAG
- a CDS encoding NCS2 family permease, with protein MEALERFFLIRERGSSVGTELRAGLVTFLTMAYILLVNPQILSEAGMPVADVTVATALGAAFGTLLMGVYAKFPFALAPGMGLNAYFTYGVVKGLGVDWRFALTAVFVEGLLFIVLSYGGIRTIILRAIPAPIKLATTTGIGLFLALIGLKNAGLVVDSPATLVQLGVLHAPVPLLALAGLVLIGALASRKVQGALLIGIATVAVAAWGLGLAKAPESFVSVPSLPRETFWAFDFSQVLTGKFLTVMLAFLFVDVFDTAGTLLGVGRIGGFLKPNGELPGAGRGFMADAVGTVAGAVFGTSTVTCYIESAAGVEEGGRTGLTAVVVAVLFLLSLFFVPTLAAIPPVATAPVLVVVGALMMSGARELEWSRMDEALPGFLTIALMPFTYSIANGISAGIVSYAALKLLSGRPREAHPVVYVLAVLLVLHYATGGGA; from the coding sequence ATGGAAGCTCTCGAGCGTTTCTTCCTCATCCGTGAGCGGGGCTCGTCCGTGGGGACGGAGCTGCGCGCGGGCCTGGTGACGTTCCTGACCATGGCCTACATCCTGCTGGTCAACCCGCAGATTCTGTCCGAGGCGGGGATGCCGGTGGCGGATGTGACGGTGGCCACGGCGCTGGGCGCGGCCTTCGGCACGCTGCTGATGGGGGTGTACGCGAAGTTCCCCTTCGCGTTGGCGCCGGGCATGGGGCTGAACGCGTACTTCACCTATGGGGTGGTGAAGGGGCTGGGGGTGGACTGGCGCTTCGCGCTGACGGCGGTGTTCGTCGAGGGACTGCTGTTCATCGTGCTGTCGTACGGGGGCATCCGGACGATCATCCTCCGGGCGATTCCGGCGCCCATCAAGCTGGCCACCACGACGGGTATCGGACTGTTCCTGGCGCTCATCGGGCTGAAGAACGCGGGGCTGGTGGTGGACAGCCCGGCGACGCTGGTGCAGCTGGGGGTGTTGCACGCGCCGGTGCCGCTGCTGGCGTTGGCGGGGCTGGTGCTCATCGGGGCGCTGGCATCGCGCAAGGTGCAGGGAGCGCTGCTGATTGGCATCGCGACGGTGGCGGTGGCGGCGTGGGGGCTGGGGCTGGCGAAGGCGCCGGAGTCGTTCGTGAGCGTGCCGAGCCTGCCGCGCGAGACGTTCTGGGCCTTCGACTTCTCGCAGGTGCTGACGGGGAAGTTCCTGACGGTGATGCTGGCGTTCCTGTTCGTGGACGTGTTCGACACGGCGGGCACGTTGCTGGGGGTGGGCCGCATTGGAGGTTTCCTGAAGCCGAACGGGGAGCTGCCGGGAGCGGGCCGGGGCTTCATGGCGGACGCGGTGGGCACGGTGGCTGGAGCGGTGTTCGGCACGAGCACGGTGACCTGCTACATCGAGTCGGCGGCGGGGGTGGAGGAGGGCGGGCGCACGGGACTGACGGCGGTGGTGGTGGCGGTGCTCTTCCTGCTGTCACTCTTCTTCGTGCCGACGCTGGCGGCGATTCCGCCGGTGGCGACGGCACCGGTGCTGGTGGTGGTGGGGGCGCTGATGATGAGCGGAGCGCGCGAGCTGGAGTGGAGCCGGATGGATGAGGCGTTGCCGGGATTCCTGACGATCGCGCTGATGCCTTTCACATACTCCATCGCGAACGGGATCAGCGCGGGCATCGTGTCGTACGCGGCGCTGAAGCTGCTGTCGGGACGTCCGCGCGAGGCGCACCCGGTGGTGTACGTGCTGGCGGTGCTGCTGGTGCTGCACTACGCCACGGGAGGGGGCGCCTAG
- a CDS encoding hybrid sensor histidine kinase/response regulator yields MSAVTQVSHTPTAATSERNGDALLSALAEVERASPDGSLVLRVVRDAAGAIADFECVFINAVGEQVTRRFTGPLLGRRMLDVFKTERARPHFAMYRQVVETGQPCVLEVMLPEDGGMWLRITLTRFQDGVLARFQDISPSKRSELERDTLLVQELTGRLEAEALARERAGELNAAREKLVQSERLSVAGQLAAGVGHEINNPLAFVTGNLHVALEQLSVAARELGPAVAERLKDTVHALEDARRGAERIRTIVKDLRTLARADETRLGPVDVHAALEFSVSLAMPHLRHRARVDRRYGVVPPVRANEAKLGQVFLNLLVNAAQAIPEGDVTHHRVTLVTRREGERVVVEVRDTGVGMTPEVLARIFEPFFTTKAQGEGTGLGLSICLGIIHSMEGELAVESEPGRGSTFRVVLPVSESLESLAVPTPARTMADVQARKRVLVIDDEPGIGSVMRRILGRVHEVVVVQSGREALAVLEKDDGFDRVFCDLMMADLTGMDLYARLVETRSECLSRFVYMTGGGFTDRARDFLKQVSAPRIDKPFEAEVIRALVAQAPPRRAT; encoded by the coding sequence ATGTCCGCCGTGACCCAAGTCAGCCACACGCCCACCGCCGCCACCTCCGAGAGAAATGGGGATGCTCTGCTGAGCGCCCTGGCCGAGGTGGAGCGGGCGAGTCCGGACGGCAGCCTGGTGCTGAGGGTCGTGAGAGACGCCGCCGGGGCCATCGCCGATTTCGAGTGCGTGTTCATCAACGCCGTCGGGGAGCAGGTGACGCGGCGGTTCACCGGTCCGCTGCTCGGGCGACGGATGCTCGACGTCTTCAAGACCGAGCGGGCCCGGCCGCACTTCGCCATGTACCGCCAGGTGGTGGAGACGGGGCAGCCCTGCGTGCTGGAGGTGATGCTGCCCGAGGACGGGGGGATGTGGCTGCGCATCACGCTGACGCGGTTCCAGGATGGCGTGCTGGCGCGCTTCCAGGACATCTCCCCGAGCAAGCGCTCGGAGCTGGAGCGGGACACGCTGCTCGTCCAGGAGCTCACCGGGCGGCTGGAGGCGGAGGCGCTGGCGCGGGAGCGAGCGGGAGAGCTGAACGCGGCGCGCGAGAAGCTGGTGCAGTCGGAGCGGTTGTCGGTGGCCGGGCAGCTCGCGGCGGGGGTGGGGCATGAAATCAACAACCCGCTGGCCTTCGTGACGGGCAACCTGCACGTGGCGCTCGAGCAGTTGTCGGTGGCGGCGCGAGAGCTGGGACCGGCGGTGGCCGAGCGGCTGAAGGACACGGTGCATGCGCTGGAGGACGCGCGCCGGGGGGCCGAGCGCATCCGCACCATCGTGAAGGACTTGCGGACGCTGGCGCGTGCGGACGAGACGCGGCTGGGGCCGGTGGACGTGCACGCGGCGCTGGAGTTCAGCGTGTCGCTGGCGATGCCGCACCTGCGCCACCGGGCCCGGGTGGATCGCCGCTACGGGGTGGTGCCGCCGGTGCGGGCCAACGAGGCGAAGCTGGGGCAGGTGTTCCTCAACCTGCTCGTCAACGCGGCGCAGGCCATCCCCGAGGGAGACGTGACGCACCACCGCGTCACGCTGGTGACGCGGCGGGAGGGCGAGCGGGTGGTGGTGGAGGTGCGTGACACCGGCGTGGGGATGACCCCGGAAGTGCTGGCGCGCATCTTCGAGCCCTTCTTCACCACGAAGGCGCAGGGAGAGGGGACGGGGCTGGGGCTGTCCATCTGTCTGGGCATCATCCACTCGATGGAGGGCGAGCTGGCGGTGGAGAGCGAGCCGGGACGGGGCAGTACGTTCCGGGTGGTGCTGCCGGTGAGCGAGAGCCTGGAGTCCCTGGCCGTGCCGACGCCGGCGCGGACGATGGCGGACGTGCAGGCGCGCAAGCGGGTGCTGGTCATCGACGACGAGCCGGGCATCGGGTCGGTGATGCGGCGCATCCTCGGGCGGGTGCACGAGGTGGTGGTGGTGCAGAGCGGCCGCGAGGCGCTGGCGGTGCTGGAGAAGGACGACGGCTTCGACCGCGTGTTCTGCGACCTGATGATGGCGGACCTGACGGGCATGGACCTGTACGCGAGGCTGGTGGAGACGCGGTCCGAGTGTCTGTCGCGTTTCGTCTACATGACGGGAGGCGGCTTCACGGATCGGGCACGAGACTTCCTCAAGCAGGTGTCGGCGCCGCGCATCGACAAGCCCTTCGAGGCGGAGGTCATCCGGGCGTTGGTGGCGCAGGCTCCGCCGAGGCGCGCGACATAA